The sequence ACCCCTGGgctgccagcgcagaatgtgtctCAACATGTTCTTAATCATCTTTTCTGTTGTTTATAAGGTGACCTGACCATCCTTAACTTGACCAGAGATGACGCCATACTGTACACTGTAGACCTCTtcaacacaaagaaaaagaacagCGTCAATAAAATCAAACTCGCTGTAAAACGTAAGCATCATCTGCATTCACGAGTCATACAGTCAGCCTGCAAATACCAAGAAATTACACTACAGTACAGACTGTATTTATTAGGGAAACAAAACACTGTTAGTACTTAATGAATTCACATTGTTCAGTTTAATGCAAACATATTTTGTTACTTAATGTCATCTGAAGTAGGGGTGCATCAAAATTCTTATCCAATACTGATAtaatgaaaaagtcattttggGACGATAGCGATACcagtgttttctgttcattttttctttgttgttagtTAACCCCTCAAAATGAAGAAATCTTTATGATAGGTATAAATATTGTAAACATTGTacgcattggcaagaatctggcgatgcaatagaaaatcacaatactaggattacggtgcgatatatcgcaatatatcacaatactgttaacaaggtgatattaTTGTccgttttgtttctttttttaaaaaaagattatttcttggaaaaactgaattataccagaaatatgcacaaatactaaacattttttatttaatcaggacaggatctaatgctatatcacaaaacttcccTCTGTAAAAACTTGAAGTCTTAGCCCTTCCTCTCAAACGCTCCCCTCCACATCAAAAAGGTGACAAAATTGAAACTGAAAAACCAcagtaagtgtaaaaaaaaatgatcaaaagtcatcaaaattaTTAATGGTCATTGATAAAACAgtgacatcaaataaaaataatctgattttcattcaaaaacacatcagaatgcaaaaacaaaatataattaaaatgaaataacatTTAATGTCCGTGTTTTAAACTTCAGTGAAATGTTACCAATGCCAATACCTGTTTTGATGCCAttgcaatattttttatttatttatttatttttttacataacaCGTTTTTCAATgccaatgtttcttttttcagtttcagggtgTGTTTTCAATGCAAAATTTTATTTTCAATAACAAATATTAAAGTCGTCGTTTTGGCTCCATTGAAAAATACCCAGGGGAAGCTATGACTAAAAGAGCttgattaacaaaacaaaaaacaaagatgaacctccaccatgtctgcatttgaataaatatctgaaaaaaaaaaaaaaaaaaaaaaaaaaaaaacagtactttttaatatcgatacagtatcgtgaaacgaaatattgcagaatcgatattttcttataCCCCTATATATGATAGGTATATAATTATCTGCCACGCTCTCTATGCCAATAATACTGATACTGGCCAATATCAGCTAATAGTGACATCCAGTGCACCCCTAGTCAGAGGACATGCAGTGTTTAATGCAGCATCCAGTCAATGTTAAGCAAATGACTAAAGTTTGATAAAAATGAACCTGACATCTAATCCCTAATGCCATTTTGAACTCATGCAGAGCATCTCCAGAAACCGAACATAGAAATAGTGTCCAGAACCTTCAACAAAGACAGCTGTTGGATAGGACTGCATTGTGATTCTACGGATGAAGGCGTGTCCTTCTCCTGGAAGTTGGACGCTCAAGTGAAAACCTTCAACTGCTGCCATGATGGAAAATCTGCATTTGTTTTGGTGCAGCTCAACAAAATGCAGCATGCTGAATTCACCTGCACCTCCAGCAGGAATACAGAGGAATACACCTCCAGTAACACCACCGTCAGCTGTGAAGGTGAGGTCACAGTGTCGTTATGATGATTCACTGTTTCATCTGGAAAATCAGTGTAATGTGCTTCAAAATGCATCTCATTACAATGAATCAAAATATTCACCTTAAAAACATTAGTTTACATTAAAGGAAAAACTCATAACCAAGACAGTTTTAGACAATGAACAATTAAatcagatttgtttgttttttgtttatttgtttaataggatccccattagctcccACAGTGGCGGTTGCTATAGTCTTTCTGGGGTTCAGAATGAAAAGACTAAAATTCaaatacacaacatatacaatgcaaaaaacatacaattacaGTTTGAATTTCATACAGAAACTTTACATAAGGAATATAAAAAGGCTTATACAATTAATTTGACCGTACATCTACAAAACATTAAGTTAAGTTAAAATGGGATTTCATAGCTTTTTAAAAAGTGCACAAAGTTGATAAGTCCTTCAGCTTTTTAGGCAATTCATTCCaaagctgaatgaatgaatgaatctattttggtttgtacatcaatcattgcacttagtacattaatcataatgaacataaccaaaaaaaggaataggctagaggcaaaagcttattttttgcctatccttttcacctgatacactgcttacatcaacttaaatgtgtacagcatcgagcattcacaccataaaaaaaaaaaaaaaaaaaaaaaaaaaaaaaaaatcagcaaaaacatatctaccatgtcaattcaatattcctaaataattttaaacttaaggcaccgttttgttttgttttttttacttcgcCAAAGGAGAGATCAACTTCAATGTATCATCAGGTccgttccataatttcacacccacaatcccagtccatCTAAACTTcatatttgtcctcactttagtccactcacaaatatgaaaatctgtgaaattataattactctctcttaattccaagaaaccacgactGGTATTTGGGACAATATTATTTTCAcccctcatcttccatatacctatttgtTGGATCTAAAAGACagacatttgtttttaaaaaaaaaaatgtattgagtAACTAAATTGGAGTTGCAAGTAAGTTGAGTATTATATGAGTGAATCTGATGACAGTATTTGAGCTTTTCATAAAATCAAATTAACTACTTGTTGCTGTTTGAAACCTAATACCTTCAGTACTAATTCAACATGATATGGATTCTTTTTCTGCGTCATTACCATACACTGTGGCACAAACACAGTCCCAATTAATATATTACAGCaagcaaacaggttgcatttagGTTTCTTGTTGTGCAGGAACAGTTTGCAGAGAAATAACCTTGATTTTGTAAatcgagacttttttttttttttttaaattccagaaAGCAAAacctaaaatgaaatgaaactcaAAGCTTGAGGTACATGTTTTCAATGCAAGTTCAAATGCAGggtattaaaaaaaagttgtaaaatgtttgatttaaaatttattttgtaaatatctAACATTAAATTCAATTTATTAATTTGACCATGGCCAATGTGCCAAACCAGACACTGCTCTATTAGTACACCTAGTTTCAGTATTATATACAGTACTTGATTTATTAGAGCAGATTTATGCCATAACTGCCCTAAATTAACAACATTGCTAATTACCAAAATAATTTATGTTTCTCTAATTGTTAATAAGGTCTTTAACTGAAACaatagttttaattttattttaatactaaacagaaaacagaaacaaaagcgAAGCACACAATTATTTCTTGATTAAGGGTTACATGTTATTTACTTGCAGTCCTGAATAGAAAAATGAGTTTTATTGGTTGAATGTTTTGATTAATTTGTGACTCAGAAGCACAGTGAGCTGGCTCGAATTTCGGAAAATTAGGTGAATTCAGCATGAAATTCCTTATTCCTCTTCATGATGGTAAAACATCATGAGCTGCCTAAAAATGAAAGAGTTGTATTAAGTATTTCATGAAGCTGGATGGTCTCTGACACAAACTAGGAAAGATGATCTAATAAATGTAGGCTTTGCATGACAAACTTATTTGTATGACTATGAGGAGAAAAGGAAACTAAAACCACTGAGGACAAAAAACAGCCTGTGATGAAGCTCAGTCACAACTTTTCGCAACACAATCTTCAGTTTAAAGCACTAGCAACACAAAACTATATCcagagttaaaaacacacaaatgcggTACAAAGCACTGGAAATCCATTGTGTCCCATATATTCCGTCATgcagcatttaattttttttagttgtgttcatttccctctgcagctctctcatcAGTCCAAATCACAGAAACTAAATACAAACTGCTGATTGAATCTGACATCTGATCAGTgactggtaattacagctgtcaatcatgtatttaaccctccctcctgtctgaaaacacctgggaTTAGGTCAGATTAGACCGTCACAGGGCAGATTCCCTACAGAAGGCTCACGTTCTCTCAGAATCACATGTTGAAAGGTTATTATGGAGTTTTTATCACGATGATGCTGATAACTATCTggtactgcagctttaaaggtGTCATTATTTCCTTCCTGTTTCAGAGGAGAAGCCTGAGCCTAAACCTCACCCTGAGCCTAAGACTAAACCTGAGCCTGTGACACCGCCACCTACCCACAGAAACAGAGATTATGTATTCTTTTTGGGAGGCCTCATTGTAGGTTGCCTAGTTGTCATTTTAGGGTATTACTTAAAAAGGTAAGAAAACactgtgcttttttttctccttcatttaTCTTTAcaatcaaaactttttttttttctctctttttttcatcTTTCTGCCTGCATTCTGTGGAACAATGCAACTTAAATATGAAGCCTAAATAGTTTCctgtagagcagaggtgtcaaacatgcagcccgggggccaaatccggcctgccaaaggttcaaatccggcccgcaggatgaatttgcaaaaatcaGACttcagatgttaacaatcaaggatgtcgaactcattttagttcaggttccacatacaggacaatgtgatctcaactaaaataatagcataataacctataaataccgactccaaattttcttagtttaatatgagaaacataatattacattacacctataaataatgacaactccatattttctctttgttttagtgtagaaacttacattaaattatgaaaatattaacatttacaaagtaccctttaacaataaaatgtgaaaaatctgaaattttgtaagtaatattttaacattatacttcttattaattattttgtgcccttgtagatccaatccataatatgcatatataaatggtaagttgaggtgtaatattgttaaaattacacttatttttctcaagaaatctcagttttttcaggttattcacatcatttttgtttggatagtttgtaaacgtacatattttcataatttaattttggtcgtactaaaacaaagagaaaaatttggagatgtcattatttacaagttattatgctattatttcacttgttCTTGtgctggagatcaatttgggcttaatgtggcccctgagctaaaatgagtttgacacccctgctgtagagtctTGGGCCATGTTTACTTCCACCTAACCATGCTTTTTATGTAAACCATGAATGCCCTCTGTTGAACAGTTAGTGGCAGTAATATGTCAGCTAATGAAATATGCCGTTAAGATTAAAGCCGTTTACTAGTAAACAATATAAATTCTAAGTAACTGAGCTGAGAggctgaacatttttttttaattaactccaTGTATATTTTTCATTCtaattctctgtttttatataaatacctaatttgtcattttcttttatatttcatttctcatttgtttgttttttttctacccgtctttttctttgcacttgtttaTTGTATGATCctgctaactgtgaaatttccccatgttGGGATCAATACAGTCTTATTTTAATTAACACTAATGAATATGTAATGAAAGTATGTCAGTCAGTAATGCTCATGTTTTAATGATCACTGCAACATAGTCTTATTTGTATTCTTATTTTTCCAGAAAAGTCTCAACTACTGAACTCACAATAAGGTAAAAGTCACTTACTATCTCTCCGTTCAAActtaattttgacatttttagatTTTAGCAAATGACAGTTTGTTTCCCTTTCCAGCAACTAAAAGTCGACAACATTTCAAGACACCTGGGTTCAGTAAGAACAACGATATTTGGACCATAGTAGAATAAGAAACAGGAGCACAATTGCAGCTTATACTTTTTTGTACATAAGACAGTGAAcacctatatttatttatttttctgccacttatttttttaaaataatctttttattggtttttcagaTTTTGCGAACATGAATATATAGAACAACGaatgacaaaacatacaaaaagaaaaagaaaatcccaCCTCAAACTAATAACAAGCACTGTCATTAATTCAAAAtgttaaagagagaaaaaatagataaaacaaataaaaatacattaaaaaacaagAATTTGACAGGAGATAGATAAAGGAGTAGCACATGTAAAATACATGCACCTGTATTATTTAATGCCGCAAATAAAACAGCAGCAAACAAATTACTAATATGCGTCTAACAGAGGTagtgctagacatttttattgtccgtcattttgatggacagggtcgTTAAAATTCTGTCATATCATAttattgtccgtcatttcaaatttgtattttttaatgataatgagatatttagaagtatttaatgttcaaaaacatctcaatgatgcagcaactgtagttgctgctggctgataaatcAACGTGATATCACAACTGGCATAAttatatacaccacttttaactggtgtgttatctgtagacattctaagctttccttgtgtatgttcatgcAGTGTCAAATactatgcactgagggttagggttcgggttctgtgaaccagagatcttggcacaaattgacatgccatcaaataacacatgaaaggtagaaaatgcgtacatataacacaccaaatgccatcagaactggtgtattccttgcttgtccgtcatccttcaccgcatcagtccctct comes from Sphaeramia orbicularis chromosome 18, fSphaOr1.1, whole genome shotgun sequence and encodes:
- the LOC115438255 gene encoding uncharacterized protein LOC115438255; this translates as MRLLVTCITLFQVALAEALTEVHEYVGESVTLPSGADPLWQLSSIKWSIFTNTTLIATYSNQKINVNRFYRYRGRLQLNDSTGDLTILNLTRDDAILYTVDLFNTKKKNSVNKIKLAVKQHLQKPNIEIVSRTFNKDSCWIGLHCDSTDEGVSFSWKLDAQVKTFNCCHDGKSAFVLVQLNKMQHAEFTCTSSRNTEEYTSSNTTVSCEEEKPEPKPHPEPKTKPEPVTPPPTHRNRDYVFFLGGLIVGCLVVILGYYLKRKVSTTELTISN